One Gossypium hirsutum isolate 1008001.06 unplaced genomic scaffold, Gossypium_hirsutum_v2.1 scaffold_268, whole genome shotgun sequence DNA window includes the following coding sequences:
- the LOC107932389 gene encoding uncharacterized protein, translating to MAMAVLATQSLLCQTHCWALPRPTPFNSNPPPLPSRYPCKHHGETWPTTSFSTLHSMPIVCRASRRKSTALSSISEGSDQDGPLRRVLQLSLWAAEAVYILWLFLLPYAPGDPVWAISSNTINELIGLSLNFFFILPLTNAVGIRLIDAPVLHPMSEGLFNFVIGWTLMFAPLLFTDRKRDRYKSSLDVLWGLQMFLTNTFLIPYMAIRLNEADADSRPSKLSPLGSVMTNGAAVVGLIGGAVCVFSAIWALYGRMDGEFGNITDRWQFLVSYLGSERLAYAFIWDICLYTIFQPWLIGENLQNVEKSKVGVVSYLRFIPVVGLVAYLLFLNLEDQ from the exons ATGGCCATGGCTGTACTAGCTACTCAATCTTTGCTCTGCCAAACCCATTGCTGGGCTCTTCCAAGACCAACACCCTTCAATTCCAACCCTCCTCCACTGCCCAGCCGCTACCCCTGCAAACATCACGGCGAAACATGGCCCACAACCTCCTTTTCTACCCTCCATTCCATGCCCATTGTTTGCCGCGCGTCCCGTCGCAAGTCCACCGCCTTGAGCTCCATCTCGGAAGGAAGCGATCAGGATGGTCCTCTTCGGCGAGTCCTTCAGCTGAGTCTGTGGGCCGCTGAGGCTGTTTACATCTTGTGGCTCTTTTTGCTTCCCTATGCTCCT GGAGACCCTGTATGGGCCATCAGTTCCAACACAATAAACGAACTCATCGGTCTTTCTCtcaatttcttcttcattttgccTTTGACCAATGCTG TCGGTATTCGTCTGATTGATGCCCCAGTCCTTCATCCT ATGTCTGAGGGATTGTTCAACTTTGTTATTGGGTGGACACTGATGTTTGCTCCATTGTTATTCACTGATCGCAAGAGGGACAGATACAAAAGTTCCCTCGATGTTCTATGGGGACTGCAGATGTTTCTCACCAACA CATTCTTAATTCCTTACATGGCAATCCGGCTGAACGAAGCTGATGCAGATAGCCGTCCTAGCAAGCTCTCTCCTCTAGGCTCCGTGATGACAAATGGTGCAGCCGTAGTGGGATTAATTGGTGGGGCTGTATGTGTGTTTTCTGCAATATGGGCTCTTTATGGTCGAATGGACGGTGAGTTTGGAAACATAACAGACAGGTGGCAGTTCTTGGTAAGTTATTTAGGTTCAGAAAGACTGGCTTATGCCTTCATTTGGGACATATGTTTATACACAATCTTTCAGCCTTGGTTGATTGGTGAGAACCTACAAAATGTTGAGAAAAGCAAAGTTGGTGTAGTGAGTTATCTTAGATTTATCCCTGTGGTTGGCTTAGTTGCCTATCTTCTCTTTTTAAATCTTGAGGACCAATAG